One genomic window of Gallaecimonas sp. GXIMD4217 includes the following:
- a CDS encoding PAS domain-containing sensor histidine kinase: MALATLIKPDFTAKANPNRLQRLETLVASLPVGVVILDGQGRISESNATAKALLGEPLDGEAWLTIAGRAFSPRADDGHEVSLVNGRRVKLDISPLDGEPGQLIVISDLTHTRELQTRISHMQRLSSLGRMVASLAHQIRTPLSAAMLYGGQLAAPLDDGTRQRFQGRLMARLKDLENQMNNMLLFARSDEQKLADRISVAALLQELQEHCESMLGQHGAELEVDLEQDAVLVGNRSALVSALGNLVHNAVQAGARRIRLHGRCQDGRLALRLADDGPGLPDTVLARLGEPFVTTKVNGTGLGLSVVKSVCRAHGADFKAGNDGGAVFTLTFPLADGARP; encoded by the coding sequence ATGGCGTTGGCAACCCTGATCAAGCCGGATTTCACGGCCAAGGCAAATCCCAACCGGCTGCAGCGACTGGAGACCCTGGTGGCCAGCCTGCCGGTGGGCGTGGTGATCCTGGACGGCCAGGGGCGCATCAGCGAGTCCAATGCCACCGCCAAGGCCCTGCTGGGCGAGCCCCTGGACGGGGAAGCCTGGCTGACCATCGCCGGCCGCGCCTTCAGCCCCCGGGCCGACGACGGCCATGAGGTGTCGCTGGTCAACGGCCGCCGGGTCAAGCTCGACATCAGCCCCCTGGACGGGGAGCCGGGCCAGCTTATCGTCATCTCCGATCTGACCCACACCAGGGAACTGCAGACCCGCATCTCCCACATGCAGCGGCTCTCCTCCCTGGGGCGCATGGTGGCCTCCCTGGCCCACCAGATCCGCACCCCGCTGTCGGCGGCCATGCTCTACGGTGGCCAGCTGGCCGCCCCCCTGGACGACGGCACCCGCCAGCGCTTCCAGGGCCGGCTGATGGCCAGGCTCAAGGATCTGGAAAACCAGATGAACAACATGCTGCTGTTCGCCCGCAGCGACGAGCAGAAGCTGGCGGACCGGATCTCCGTCGCGGCGCTGCTGCAGGAGCTGCAGGAACACTGCGAATCCATGCTCGGCCAGCACGGCGCCGAGCTGGAGGTGGACCTGGAACAGGACGCCGTCCTGGTCGGCAACCGCAGCGCCCTGGTTTCGGCCCTGGGCAACCTGGTCCATAACGCCGTCCAGGCCGGCGCCAGGCGGATCCGGCTCCACGGCCGTTGCCAAGACGGCAGGCTGGCGCTGCGCCTGGCCGACGACGGCCCCGGCCTGCCCGACACCGTGCTGGCCCGCCTCGGCGAGCCTTTCGTCACCACCAAGGTCAACGGCACCGGCCTGGGCCTGTCGGTGGTCAAGTCGGTGTGCCGGGCCCACGGCGCCGATTTCAAGGCCGGCAACGACGGCGGCGCCGTCTTCACCCTGACCTTTCCCCTTGCCGATGGAGCCCGCCCATGA
- the pseC gene encoding UDP-4-amino-4,6-dideoxy-N-acetyl-beta-L-altrosamine transaminase, protein MIPYGRQCLDQDDIQAVVEVLSSDFLTQGPAVPEFERAVARYCGAAHAVACSSATSALHLACLALGLGQGDRLWTSAISFVASANCGRYCGAEVDFVDVDPRSGNISVQALADKLADAERDGTLPKVLVAVHLAGQSCDMAAIAELASRYGFRVIEDASHALGGRHAGQPIGNCRHSDITVFSFHPVKPITAGEGGMAVTQDETLAGRMALLRSHGISREPQQMTAEPDGPWAYAQVELGFNYRLSDLHAALGLSQLAKLDAFSERRRQLAARYDAALPAPWRPLAIAEPADCAYHLYVAQRPVADLTEKRRIYDGLCRAGVQSNVHYIPIPSQPYYQALGQDMNRYPGAWRYYLDSFTLPLFVTLGDQQQRQVLDALEQ, encoded by the coding sequence ATGATCCCCTACGGCAGGCAGTGCCTGGACCAGGACGACATCCAGGCGGTGGTCGAGGTACTGAGCAGCGACTTCCTGACCCAGGGGCCGGCGGTGCCCGAATTCGAACGGGCGGTGGCACGGTACTGCGGCGCCGCCCATGCCGTGGCCTGCAGTTCCGCCACCTCGGCCCTGCACCTGGCCTGCCTGGCCCTGGGCCTGGGCCAGGGGGACAGGCTCTGGACCAGCGCCATCTCCTTCGTGGCCTCCGCCAACTGCGGCCGCTACTGTGGCGCCGAGGTGGATTTCGTGGATGTGGACCCGCGCAGTGGCAACATCAGCGTCCAGGCCCTGGCCGACAAGCTGGCCGACGCCGAGCGGGACGGCACCCTGCCCAAGGTGCTGGTGGCCGTACACCTGGCCGGCCAGAGCTGCGACATGGCCGCCATCGCCGAACTGGCGAGCCGGTACGGCTTCCGGGTCATCGAAGATGCCAGCCACGCCCTGGGCGGCCGCCATGCTGGCCAGCCCATCGGCAACTGCCGGCACAGCGACATCACCGTGTTCAGCTTCCACCCGGTCAAGCCCATCACCGCCGGCGAGGGCGGCATGGCCGTCACCCAGGATGAGACGCTGGCCGGGCGCATGGCCCTGCTCAGGAGCCACGGCATCAGCCGGGAGCCACAGCAGATGACGGCGGAGCCGGACGGGCCCTGGGCCTATGCCCAGGTCGAACTGGGCTTCAATTACCGGCTTTCCGATCTCCACGCCGCCCTGGGGCTGAGCCAGCTGGCCAAGCTGGACGCCTTCTCCGAGCGCCGCCGGCAACTGGCCGCCCGCTATGACGCCGCCCTGCCGGCGCCCTGGCGTCCCCTGGCCATCGCCGAGCCGGCAGACTGTGCCTACCACCTCTATGTGGCCCAGCGGCCGGTGGCCGACCTGACCGAGAAAAGGCGTATCTACGACGGGCTGTGCCGGGCCGGCGTGCAGAGCAACGTCCATTACATCCCCATCCCCTCCCAGCCCTATTACCAGGCGCTGGGCCAGGACATGAACCGGTATCCGGGGGCCTGGCGCTATTACCTGGACAGCTTCACCCTGCCGTTGTTCGTCACGCTCGGTGACCAGCAGCAGCGGCAGGTGCTTGACGCCCTGGAGCAGTAG
- a CDS encoding sigma-54 dependent transcriptional regulator translates to MQTNNGFLVIDANTDRCQQLALLLEFMGEECAVTSPKDAGEQLAQRRWSVALIGDGLDPALMDKHAQIPYLTLDNSEAVLGGSHLGMLEAPYNLGQFQKLIRHLQRREQASQEPKAVTSNHRLFRALVGKSKAMQEVRHLIQQVAPTDASVLILGESGTGKEVVARNIHFQSSRKDGPFVPVNCGAIPPELLESELFGHEKGAFTGAVSARKGRFELAQGGTLFLDEIGDMPLNMQVKLLRVLQERTFERVGGSKELKADVRIVAATHRELPKMIADNKFREDLYYRLNVFPIEMPGLKERADDIPLLVNEIISRLKSEEGHGVQLSQRAINSLMKHPWPGNVRELANLVERLMILYPDQTVDAGNLPKAYQHLGISDFEPVIHNRELEEREALMGIFADRDATPPPPPEPAMPMLSPDGINLKEMLSEMELDLIRQALAAQDGVVARAADMLGMRRTTLVEKMRKYGLNKGGD, encoded by the coding sequence ATGCAGACCAATAACGGCTTCCTGGTCATAGATGCCAACACCGACAGGTGTCAACAACTGGCTTTGTTGCTGGAGTTCATGGGGGAAGAATGCGCCGTCACCAGCCCCAAAGACGCCGGCGAGCAGCTGGCCCAGCGGCGCTGGAGCGTGGCCCTGATCGGCGACGGCCTGGATCCGGCCCTGATGGACAAGCATGCCCAGATTCCCTACCTGACCCTGGACAACAGCGAGGCCGTGCTTGGCGGCAGCCACCTGGGCATGCTCGAGGCCCCCTACAACCTGGGCCAGTTCCAGAAGCTGATCCGCCACCTGCAGCGCCGCGAACAGGCCAGCCAGGAGCCCAAGGCCGTTACCTCCAACCACCGCCTGTTCCGGGCCCTGGTGGGCAAGAGCAAGGCCATGCAGGAGGTCCGTCACCTCATCCAGCAGGTGGCGCCCACCGATGCCAGCGTGCTGATCCTGGGCGAATCGGGCACCGGCAAGGAAGTGGTGGCCCGTAACATCCACTTCCAGTCCAGCCGCAAGGACGGCCCCTTCGTGCCGGTCAACTGCGGCGCCATACCCCCGGAACTGCTGGAAAGCGAGCTGTTCGGCCACGAGAAGGGCGCCTTCACCGGCGCCGTCAGCGCCCGCAAGGGCCGTTTCGAGCTGGCCCAGGGCGGCACCCTGTTCCTGGACGAGATCGGCGACATGCCCCTGAACATGCAGGTCAAGCTGCTCAGGGTGCTGCAGGAAAGGACCTTCGAGCGGGTCGGCGGCAGCAAGGAGCTCAAGGCGGATGTGCGCATCGTCGCCGCCACCCACAGGGAACTGCCGAAGATGATCGCCGACAACAAGTTCCGCGAAGATCTCTACTACCGCCTCAATGTGTTCCCCATAGAGATGCCCGGCCTCAAGGAGCGGGCCGACGACATCCCGCTGCTGGTCAATGAGATCATCTCCCGCCTCAAGTCCGAGGAAGGCCATGGCGTACAGCTGTCCCAGCGCGCCATCAACTCCCTGATGAAGCACCCCTGGCCGGGCAACGTCCGCGAGCTGGCCAATCTGGTGGAGCGGCTGATGATCCTCTATCCGGATCAGACCGTGGACGCCGGCAACCTGCCCAAGGCCTACCAGCACCTGGGCATCAGCGACTTCGAGCCGGTCATCCACAACCGCGAGCTGGAAGAGCGCGAGGCGTTGATGGGCATCTTTGCGGATCGCGACGCCACGCCGCCGCCGCCGCCGGAGCCGGCCATGCCGATGCTGTCCCCGGATGGCATCAACCTCAAGGAAATGCTGTCGGAGATGGAGCTGGATCTGATCCGCCAGGCCCTGGCCGCCCAGGACGGCGTCGTGGCCCGGGCCGCCGACATGCTGGGCATGCGCCGCACCACCCTGGTGGAGAAGATGCGCAAGTACGGCCTCAACAAGGGCGGCGACTAG
- the pseB gene encoding UDP-N-acetylglucosamine 4,6-dehydratase (inverting): protein MFNDASILITGGTGSFGKKFVRLLLARYRPRKVIILSRDELKQFEMQQEFNAPCMRYFIGDVRDKERLVQAFKDVDHVVHAAALKQVPAAEYNPMECIKTNINGAENVIHAALANNVKKVIALSTDKAANPVNLYGATKLASDKLFVAANNMAGQHPTQFSVVRYGNVVGSRGSVVPFFQKLLDQGTDHLPITHRDMTRFWITLEQGVDFVLKNFARMQGGEIFVPKIPSVRITDLALSMAPALPHKEIGIRPGEKLHEIMCPADDSHLTFEFDDHYVIAPTITFFSRENDFSSNALGERGRPVTQGFEYNSSNNPDFLTVDALKALNAQVLA from the coding sequence ATGTTCAACGACGCATCCATACTGATCACCGGCGGCACCGGCTCCTTTGGCAAGAAGTTCGTACGCCTGCTGCTGGCCCGCTACCGGCCCCGCAAGGTGATCATCCTGTCCCGTGACGAACTCAAGCAATTCGAAATGCAGCAGGAGTTCAACGCCCCCTGCATGCGCTATTTCATTGGCGATGTACGGGACAAGGAGCGTCTGGTCCAGGCCTTCAAGGACGTGGACCATGTGGTGCACGCGGCCGCCCTCAAGCAGGTGCCGGCGGCGGAATACAACCCCATGGAGTGCATCAAGACCAACATCAACGGCGCCGAGAACGTCATCCACGCCGCCCTGGCCAACAACGTCAAGAAGGTCATCGCCCTGTCCACCGACAAGGCCGCCAACCCGGTCAACCTCTACGGCGCCACCAAGCTGGCGTCCGACAAGCTGTTCGTGGCCGCCAACAACATGGCGGGCCAGCACCCGACCCAGTTCTCGGTGGTGCGCTACGGCAACGTGGTGGGCTCAAGGGGCTCGGTGGTGCCCTTCTTCCAGAAACTGCTCGACCAGGGTACGGACCACCTGCCCATCACCCACAGGGACATGACCCGCTTCTGGATCACCCTGGAGCAGGGGGTGGATTTCGTACTCAAGAACTTCGCCCGCATGCAGGGCGGTGAGATCTTCGTGCCCAAGATCCCCTCGGTGCGCATCACCGATCTGGCCCTGTCCATGGCCCCGGCGCTGCCCCATAAGGAGATCGGCATCCGCCCCGGCGAGAAGCTGCACGAGATCATGTGCCCGGCCGACGATTCCCACCTGACCTTCGAATTCGACGACCACTATGTGATAGCCCCCACCATCACCTTCTTCAGCCGCGAGAATGACTTCAGCAGCAACGCCCTCGGCGAGCGGGGCCGGCCGGTGACACAGGGCTTCGAATACAACTCCAGCAACAACCCGGACTTCCTGACCGTGGATGCACTCAAGGCCCTGAACGCACAGGTACTGGCATGA
- the fliE gene encoding flagellar hook-basal body complex protein FliE translates to MKIGANPLMQEMQALSRQAQSQLGSPMGLDKAQQLGGPVGQGDAVKGPSGDFASLFKQALDHVNGLQQESAQMARAVELGDPKVSVADAMIASQKAGIAFQATVQVRNKVVQAYQDVMNMPV, encoded by the coding sequence ATGAAAATCGGTGCCAACCCCCTGATGCAGGAAATGCAGGCGCTGTCCAGGCAGGCACAGAGCCAGCTCGGTTCGCCCATGGGCCTGGATAAGGCCCAGCAACTGGGTGGTCCGGTCGGGCAGGGCGATGCCGTCAAGGGCCCCAGCGGCGACTTCGCCTCCCTGTTCAAGCAGGCCCTGGACCATGTCAACGGCCTGCAGCAGGAGTCGGCCCAGATGGCCCGGGCCGTGGAGCTGGGCGATCCCAAGGTGAGCGTCGCCGACGCCATGATCGCCAGCCAGAAGGCCGGTATCGCCTTCCAGGCCACGGTCCAGGTCCGCAACAAGGTGGTGCAGGCCTATCAAGACGTCATGAACATGCCGGTGTAA
- a CDS encoding sigma-54 dependent transcriptional regulator, translated as MSPLVLIVEDDLALREALVDTLNLAGFRTLEAGNGEEALLTLKKQPVQLVITDVQMDGMDGMTLLRSIKASQPQLPVLVMTAYAKVQDAVEAVKLGAIDYMAKPFAPEVLVNLVSRHALVEDKGQGPVVADDKSLALLRLADKVARTDATVMVLGPSGAGKEVLARHVHQQSARAERPFVAINCAAIPDNMLEATLFGYEKGAFTGAIQASPGKFEQANGGTLLLDEITEMALELQAKLLRVLQEREVERLGGRKTVKLDVRIIATSNRELADAVAEGRFREDLYYRLNVFPLTWPALKERPGDILPLARHLLQKHGGSAAPVLSPQAEQRLLVHHWPGNVRELDNVVQRALIIGEGEVLQAEDLLIEGTPAPAQAVEGDGLTGELRAQEAQIILDTLEQCQGSRKAVAERLGISPRTLRYKLAKLRDAGIEVPA; from the coding sequence ATGAGTCCCTTGGTGTTGATCGTCGAAGATGATCTGGCCCTGCGCGAGGCCCTGGTCGATACCCTGAATTTGGCCGGTTTCCGGACTCTGGAGGCCGGCAATGGCGAAGAAGCCCTGCTGACCCTGAAGAAACAGCCGGTGCAGCTGGTGATCACCGACGTGCAGATGGACGGCATGGACGGCATGACCCTGCTGCGCTCCATCAAGGCCAGCCAGCCGCAGCTGCCGGTGCTGGTGATGACCGCCTACGCCAAGGTCCAGGACGCCGTGGAGGCGGTCAAGCTGGGCGCCATCGATTACATGGCCAAGCCCTTTGCCCCCGAGGTGCTGGTCAACCTGGTCAGCCGCCACGCCCTGGTGGAAGACAAGGGCCAGGGCCCTGTGGTGGCCGATGACAAGAGCCTGGCCCTGCTCAGGCTGGCCGACAAGGTGGCCAGGACGGATGCCACAGTGATGGTGCTGGGCCCGAGCGGCGCCGGCAAGGAAGTGCTGGCCCGCCATGTGCACCAGCAGTCCGCCCGGGCCGAGCGGCCCTTCGTGGCCATCAATTGCGCGGCCATCCCCGACAACATGCTCGAAGCCACCCTGTTCGGCTACGAGAAGGGCGCCTTCACCGGCGCCATCCAGGCCAGCCCGGGCAAGTTCGAGCAGGCCAACGGCGGCACCCTGCTGCTGGACGAGATCACCGAAATGGCCCTGGAGCTGCAGGCCAAGCTGCTGCGGGTGCTGCAGGAGCGGGAAGTGGAGCGCCTGGGCGGGCGCAAGACCGTCAAGCTGGACGTGCGCATCATCGCCACCTCCAACCGCGAGCTGGCCGACGCCGTGGCCGAAGGCCGGTTCCGTGAAGATCTCTACTACCGTCTCAACGTCTTCCCGCTTACCTGGCCGGCCCTGAAAGAGCGGCCGGGCGACATCCTGCCCCTGGCCCGCCACCTGCTGCAAAAGCACGGCGGCAGCGCCGCGCCGGTGCTGTCGCCCCAGGCCGAGCAGCGGCTGCTGGTCCACCACTGGCCGGGCAATGTCCGCGAGCTGGACAACGTCGTGCAGCGGGCGCTGATCATCGGCGAGGGCGAGGTGCTCCAGGCCGAGGATTTGCTTATCGAAGGGACGCCGGCGCCGGCCCAGGCGGTGGAAGGGGACGGCCTGACCGGCGAACTCAGGGCCCAGGAGGCGCAGATCATCCTCGACACCCTCGAGCAGTGCCAGGGTTCGCGCAAGGCCGTGGCCGAGCGCCTGGGGATCAGCCCCAGGACCCTGCGCTACAAGCTGGCCAAGCTGCGCGACGCCGGCATCGAGGTGCCGGCCTGA
- the pseF gene encoding pseudaminic acid cytidylyltransferase produces the protein MKIAVIPARGGSKRIPRKNLRPFCGKPIMAYAIEAALASGCFDLVLVSTDDQEMAAVARAWGAETPFVRPAALADDVTGTNAVAAHAIDWFQQQGQQVTAACCLYATAPFLTPDIIRAGDRLLSQAPDAGFVVTVTEFEFPIQRAVGIADNGRLALREPQHLKSRSQDLTPFYHDAGQLYWGRSAAFLEDWPLFGDRTVPLLLPRERVQDIDTDADWRRAELMYQVWRRQLEQGDQ, from the coding sequence ATGAAGATAGCGGTGATCCCCGCCAGGGGGGGCAGCAAACGCATCCCCCGCAAGAACCTGCGCCCCTTCTGCGGCAAGCCCATCATGGCCTACGCCATAGAGGCCGCCCTGGCCAGCGGCTGCTTCGACCTGGTACTGGTGTCCACCGACGACCAGGAAATGGCCGCCGTGGCCAGGGCTTGGGGGGCGGAAACCCCCTTTGTCCGTCCCGCCGCTCTGGCCGACGACGTCACCGGCACCAATGCCGTGGCCGCCCATGCCATCGACTGGTTCCAGCAGCAGGGACAACAGGTGACCGCCGCCTGCTGCCTCTATGCCACGGCGCCCTTCCTGACCCCGGACATCATCCGGGCCGGCGACAGGCTGCTGAGCCAGGCCCCAGACGCCGGCTTCGTGGTCACGGTCACCGAGTTCGAATTCCCCATCCAGAGGGCGGTTGGCATCGCCGACAACGGCCGGCTGGCGCTGCGCGAGCCCCAGCACCTGAAGAGCCGCTCCCAGGATCTGACCCCCTTCTATCACGACGCCGGCCAGCTCTACTGGGGCCGCAGCGCCGCCTTCCTGGAGGACTGGCCCCTGTTCGGCGACAGGACGGTGCCGCTGCTGCTGCCCCGGGAAAGGGTGCAGGACATCGACACCGACGCCGACTGGCGCCGCGCCGAGCTGATGTACCAGGTCTGGCGCCGACAGCTCGAACAGGGAGACCAGTGA